The Patescibacteria group bacterium genome window below encodes:
- a CDS encoding FAD-dependent thymidylate synthase: METKEENTKKRFVTLAENLDPQDSAMLQALYSRSSDSVTTHLEKVREKGSGNFMNRFYVGYGHGSIGDCGTITLFIENVSILAAKAIQDWPLYSGQETSTRYIDMAKQPLEDPLKTQASSKLLKDWMDFYVKSQEPLKEYLRGVYPRQVDEEEKTYDKALSARVFDTLRSFLPAGICTQLSWHTNLRQAAEKLALLNHHPLEEVRSIAEEITEILKEKYPESFSHKTYPEQEVYRAKISELYTYYHNPSCPVFKCESKIDSISLETYKEVLVKRPIKTNLPTFLSELGSCLCDFLLDYGSSRDAQRHRNGVFRMPLLTTEIGFHQWYLNELSPELREKALTLIETQVDIINKLEASLEIKQYYIPMGFLVSCRTTYSLPQMVYVTELRSDKTVHPTYREVAHKMHQSLKDNFPYLTLYSDTDPSNWDIRRGKQDIALKEQG, encoded by the coding sequence ATGGAAACAAAGGAAGAAAACACCAAAAAGCGTTTTGTTACTTTGGCCGAAAATCTTGATCCCCAAGATAGTGCCATGTTGCAAGCTTTGTATTCTCGCAGTTCAGATAGCGTAACCACTCACCTTGAAAAGGTTAGGGAAAAAGGTAGTGGTAATTTTATGAACCGTTTTTATGTCGGTTATGGTCACGGGAGTATTGGTGATTGCGGTACGATTACCCTCTTCATTGAGAATGTCAGTATCTTAGCCGCTAAAGCTATTCAAGATTGGCCACTTTACTCTGGCCAAGAAACCAGTACACGCTACATTGACATGGCTAAACAACCACTTGAAGATCCTCTTAAAACACAAGCAAGCTCCAAGCTCTTGAAAGATTGGATGGACTTTTATGTAAAGTCTCAAGAGCCTTTAAAAGAATATCTTAGAGGAGTTTATCCAAGACAAGTAGATGAAGAAGAAAAGACTTATGACAAAGCCTTGTCAGCCAGGGTTTTTGATACCTTGCGTTCTTTTCTACCAGCCGGTATTTGTACCCAGTTAAGCTGGCATACTAACTTAAGACAAGCTGCTGAGAAACTGGCTCTGCTTAATCATCATCCCTTAGAGGAAGTAAGAAGTATTGCAGAGGAAATAACAGAAATTCTTAAAGAGAAATATCCGGAAAGTTTTTCTCACAAGACTTATCCTGAGCAAGAAGTTTATCGGGCAAAGATCTCCGAGCTTTATACCTACTACCATAACCCAAGTTGTCCGGTCTTTAAGTGTGAATCAAAAATAGATTCGATAAGCCTTGAAACTTACAAAGAAGTTTTGGTAAAAAGGCCAATAAAAACCAACTTACCGACTTTCTTAAGTGAATTAGGTAGTTGTCTTTGTGATTTTCTCTTAGACTATGGATCTTCAAGAGATGCTCAAAGACACCGCAATGGAGTTTTCCGTATGCCTCTTTTAACTACAGAGATCGGTTTTCACCAATGGTATCTTAATGAACTCTCCCCTGAATTAAGAGAAAAAGCTCTTACTCTAATTGAAACTCAAGTGGATATTATTAATAAACTTGAAGCTTCTTTAGAAATTAAGCAATACTATATTCCCATGGGCTTTTTGGTTTCTTGCCGGACTACTTACAGCTTGCCGCAAATGGTTTATGTTACCGAGCTTCGTTCAGATAAAACCGTTCATCCCACCTATCGGGAAG
- the dcd gene encoding dCTP deaminase — translation MILSDTTIKEMLESGELHIDPIKKESIQPASVDCHLGDHFLLIKDKEIGIISLDQEIHYEEIKEKSIVIPSHSFILATTEEYVRLPNDLTAFVEGRSSIGRIGLFIQNAGWVDPGFEGRITLELYNASSVPIKLDAGRRICQLVFCKMDKKAENPYRGKYQGQTATTGSSVNKDSEVKA, via the coding sequence ATGATTTTATCAGACACTACAATTAAAGAGATGCTTGAAAGCGGTGAGCTTCATATTGATCCAATAAAGAAAGAATCTATTCAACCAGCTTCAGTGGATTGTCATTTGGGAGATCATTTTCTTTTAATTAAAGATAAAGAAATAGGTATAATCTCTCTTGATCAGGAAATTCATTACGAAGAAATAAAAGAAAAAAGCATTGTTATCCCCTCTCATTCTTTCATTTTGGCTACCACTGAGGAGTATGTACGCTTACCTAACGACCTAACAGCCTTTGTGGAAGGGAGGAGCTCTATTGGGAGAATAGGTCTTTTTATTCAAAACGCCGGTTGGGTTGACCCAGGCTTTGAAGGACGTATCACCTTAGAATTATATAATGCCAGCTCTGTGCCAATTAAATTGGATGCCGGCCGAAGGATTTGTCAGCTAGTTTTTTGTAAAATGGACAAAAAAGCGGAAAACCCCTATCGTGGAAAATATCAAGGCCAGACAGCTACCACCGGTAGCTCGGTTAATAAAGATTCTGAAGTTAAGGCATAA
- the rplA gene encoding 50S ribosomal protein L1, whose product MTKEKKSVKAEKESKSSEKKAVKAKKTESERKTDNKKAYDYDAHKAYSLEEAIGLVKKFSSTKFDSSVELHVRLSIDTKKGDQQIRSAVTLPHGTGKTIKVAAFVSSDKEAAVKAAGADLVGGEDLIAEIKKTEKTDFQVAVAEPSLMKSLAPIAKILGTRGLMPSPKNETVTTDPVKAVGELKKGKISFKNDDTGNVHAAVGKVSFKEEQLKENTLTLLEAIKKAKPSGSKGTYIKKITLCSSMGPGIIVQL is encoded by the coding sequence ATGACTAAAGAAAAAAAATCGGTTAAGGCCGAGAAGGAGAGCAAATCTAGCGAGAAGAAAGCTGTAAAGGCAAAAAAGACTGAGAGCGAGAGAAAGACTGATAATAAGAAAGCTTATGACTACGATGCTCATAAGGCTTATTCTCTTGAAGAAGCTATTGGTTTAGTTAAGAAGTTTTCTTCCACTAAGTTTGATAGCTCGGTAGAGCTCCATGTTCGCCTTAGTATTGATACTAAAAAAGGTGACCAGCAAATTCGTTCGGCAGTAACCTTGCCTCATGGTACTGGTAAGACTATTAAAGTAGCAGCTTTTGTCTCCTCAGATAAAGAAGCGGCTGTTAAAGCAGCTGGGGCGGATTTAGTGGGTGGTGAAGATTTGATTGCTGAAATTAAGAAAACCGAAAAAACAGATTTCCAGGTAGCTGTAGCTGAACCTTCTTTAATGAAGAGCCTAGCTCCAATTGCCAAAATTCTTGGTACCAGAGGATTAATGCCCTCCCCTAAGAACGAAACTGTTACTACTGATCCGGTAAAAGCGGTTGGCGAATTAAAGAAAGGTAAAATTAGTTTTAAAAATGATGACACTGGTAATGTTCATGCCGCTGTTGGTAAGGTTTCTTTTAAAGAAGAACAACTTAAAGAAAATACCCTAACTCTTTTGGAAGCTATTAAGAAAGCTAAACCTTCAGGTTCTAAGGGTACCTACATTAAGAAAATCACTCTCTGCTCTTCTATGGGACCAGGTATTATTGTACAGCTGTAA
- the rplK gene encoding 50S ribosomal protein L11, whose amino-acid sequence MAKKVLTVFKLQLKGGQANPAPPVGPVLGQHGLNISEFCSKFNDASKDQMGEVVPVEVTVYSDRTYSFIMKTPPASELIKKMAKISKGSGKPLTEKVGKITQAQLREIAEIKLPDLNARDLDAASKIVAGTARQMGVDIEE is encoded by the coding sequence ATGGCAAAAAAAGTATTAACCGTTTTCAAATTACAACTTAAGGGAGGACAAGCCAATCCGGCACCACCGGTTGGTCCGGTTTTGGGTCAACATGGTTTAAACATCTCGGAGTTTTGTTCTAAGTTTAACGATGCTTCTAAGGATCAGATGGGTGAAGTTGTTCCTGTGGAAGTTACTGTTTACTCAGATAGAACATATAGTTTTATCATGAAAACTCCCCCAGCTTCTGAGTTGATTAAGAAAATGGCCAAGATAAGTAAGGGTTCAGGTAAGCCTTTAACCGAGAAAGTCGGTAAAATTACCCAAGCGCAGTTAAGAGAGATTGCCGAAATAAAGCTTCCTGACTTAAACGCCAGAGATCTTGATGCGGCTTCTAAGATTGTAGCTGGCACAGCCAGACAAATGGGAGTGGATATTGAAGAATAA
- the nusG gene encoding transcription termination/antitermination protein NusG, with protein sequence MAKQTLNQGRRWYVINTYSGYEDNVVQNLKQRVESMDMEDKIFNVLIPKEKKIKIHNGKRKVVEEKIFPGYILVEMVVTDDSWYAVRNTPNVTGFIGTGNIPTPVSEEEIKDLQKRMGVEEPKFQMDVSVDSPVRVVDGPFKNLEGKIIELDESKGKIKVLLSMFGRETPVELDFLQIKKL encoded by the coding sequence ATGGCTAAACAAACACTTAATCAAGGTCGTCGCTGGTATGTCATTAACACCTACTCGGGTTACGAAGACAACGTAGTACAAAACCTTAAACAGAGGGTTGAATCAATGGACATGGAAGATAAGATCTTTAATGTTCTAATCCCTAAAGAAAAAAAGATTAAGATTCATAATGGTAAAAGAAAAGTAGTGGAAGAAAAGATCTTTCCCGGCTATATTCTAGTGGAAATGGTGGTTACCGACGATTCTTGGTATGCGGTACGTAATACTCCGAATGTTACCGGCTTTATCGGAACGGGTAATATTCCTACTCCGGTAAGTGAAGAAGAAATTAAGGACCTGCAAAAGAGAATGGGTGTAGAAGAACCTAAGTTTCAGATGGATGTATCAGTTGATTCACCGGTTAGAGTGGTAGACGGTCCGTTTAAAAATCTTGAAGGCAAAATCATTGAACTTGATGAGTCTAAAGGTAAAATCAAGGTGCTTCTTTCCATGTTCGGCCGAGAAACGCCCGTGGAACTTGATTTTTTACAAATTAAGAAACTGTAA
- the secE gene encoding preprotein translocase subunit SecE: MNKLIAYFRGSYDEMKKVTWPTKKETYNYSLLVIAVSLAMAIFLGSVDWLLNKGFESLISR; the protein is encoded by the coding sequence ATGAACAAATTAATAGCTTATTTTAGAGGGTCGTATGACGAAATGAAAAAAGTCACCTGGCCTACTAAGAAAGAAACTTATAACTATTCCCTTTTAGTTATAGCGGTCAGTTTAGCTATGGCTATATTTTTAGGCTCAGTAGACTGGCTTTTAAATAAAGGCTTTGAATCTTTGATCAGTCGCTAA
- a CDS encoding AAA family ATPase, with the protein MEENKEQRIFTSCPNCNGSGFLRTMDCRNCQGSGLGVFERGSWYFFKAEINALSINLHKFKDRLDLIIDIITYVIICFGLGALIWWLFAYGQVVQAFSLMESHLLRGLIFWETQHWLLWSFWVAMLFVCFAIYRFSRRKEKMHIIKPSTYQENLNQAPMISDWEEVKKLSKKNKTNVFAGANEKVISILEKAFTLAESLQHPQINSLHLFAATLMVSSEAAALFSRLNVSEQTMVQKIQKKLGETPPGPLKTSFGAEARKIMITAYLNAADKRQDQIRELDILLPAFDLNPFISELLYELETERDKLANGIAWFKISDMLQDRHRQYRRVAQYKPSSNMDRAYTAVATPLLDNFSHDITLAAKWGRVDICLGRDEEIREVFDRLESGRLGIVLVGGEGTGKTTIVGGIAQLMVLEDVPAILNDKRLLELDLSRLIGGSTPAEAEAKLLQIISEINRAGNIILYIKNIERISGIGSGGEESLNLAGVLADALDRHALICFASSTEENYSKYIEHSALGNSLSAINVKEPSPNAAIVMIESKVGWYEHKYNVYFSYDSLAEVINLTDRYIHDAYLPKKALEVLEQVAVKASRRQDKTVDKEAIAEVITELTHIPVTKLTDDESKGLLGLEEKIHERMIGQDEAVKMVAAALRRARVELRESKRPIANFLFLGPTGVGKTELAKTVSEVYFGREDYMIRLDMSEYQEQRSLSKMIGSPDGAIGYLTEAVRKMPFTLILLDEIEKAHPDILNLFLQVMDDGRLTDGQGRTADFTNSIIIATSNIGSNFIQQEVRKNTPLAEIKEKLVREELSQAMRPELINRFDGVIVFTPLDNQAVISIAKLMLKKIATMLEAKGFGFNISEEAIAKLAELGFEPEYGARPLRRLLQERVEDAIATKILSGEVGRRDTIIINDDLEITVAKAERL; encoded by the coding sequence ATGGAAGAAAATAAAGAACAAAGAATTTTTACTAGCTGCCCAAACTGTAACGGCTCCGGCTTTTTGCGAACCATGGATTGCAGAAACTGCCAAGGCTCAGGCCTAGGTGTTTTTGAACGAGGCTCTTGGTATTTTTTTAAAGCCGAAATTAACGCTTTATCCATTAATCTTCATAAGTTTAAGGATCGCCTTGATCTAATAATAGATATTATAACTTATGTAATAATCTGCTTTGGTTTAGGGGCCTTAATTTGGTGGCTTTTTGCTTATGGACAAGTTGTGCAAGCTTTTAGCTTAATGGAAAGCCATCTTTTAAGAGGCTTAATCTTTTGGGAAACCCAACATTGGCTTCTTTGGTCTTTTTGGGTAGCTATGCTTTTTGTTTGTTTTGCTATTTATCGTTTTTCTCGTCGTAAAGAAAAAATGCATATTATTAAACCATCCACCTACCAAGAAAACCTTAATCAGGCTCCAATGATCTCTGATTGGGAAGAGGTTAAAAAACTGTCTAAAAAAAATAAAACCAATGTTTTTGCCGGTGCTAATGAAAAGGTAATATCAATTTTAGAAAAAGCTTTTACGCTCGCCGAAAGTCTTCAACACCCGCAAATTAACTCTCTTCATCTTTTTGCTGCTACCTTAATGGTTAGCTCTGAAGCAGCGGCACTTTTTTCACGTCTTAATGTGAGCGAACAAACCATGGTGCAAAAAATTCAAAAAAAATTAGGAGAAACTCCTCCAGGACCACTTAAGACTTCTTTTGGAGCTGAAGCTAGAAAGATTATGATTACCGCATATCTTAATGCAGCAGATAAGCGCCAAGACCAAATAAGAGAGTTGGATATTCTTTTACCGGCCTTTGATCTTAATCCCTTTATCTCAGAGTTACTCTATGAATTAGAAACCGAAAGAGATAAGCTAGCTAACGGTATTGCCTGGTTTAAAATATCGGATATGTTACAGGACAGACATAGGCAATACAGAAGAGTAGCTCAGTATAAACCATCTTCTAATATGGACAGAGCCTATACCGCAGTGGCCACACCCTTATTGGATAATTTCTCTCACGACATAACCTTAGCGGCCAAATGGGGGAGAGTGGATATTTGTCTGGGTAGAGACGAAGAGATTCGCGAGGTTTTTGATCGCCTAGAAAGCGGCCGATTGGGTATTGTCTTAGTTGGTGGAGAAGGTACTGGGAAAACAACGATTGTCGGGGGTATTGCCCAGTTAATGGTATTAGAAGACGTACCAGCTATTTTAAACGATAAGCGACTGTTAGAGCTGGATCTTTCTCGTTTAATCGGGGGCTCTACGCCAGCTGAAGCTGAGGCTAAACTATTACAAATAATTTCCGAAATAAACCGAGCCGGTAATATTATCTTATACATTAAAAATATTGAAAGAATCTCTGGAATAGGTTCCGGTGGAGAAGAAAGCCTTAACTTAGCTGGTGTTTTAGCTGATGCCCTAGATCGTCATGCCTTAATTTGTTTTGCAAGCTCTACCGAAGAAAACTACAGTAAGTACATAGAGCATTCGGCTTTAGGTAACTCACTGTCTGCCATTAATGTTAAAGAACCTTCACCTAACGCCGCTATTGTGATGATTGAAAGTAAAGTAGGTTGGTATGAACACAAATATAATGTCTATTTTTCTTATGACTCTTTAGCTGAAGTGATAAACTTAACAGATCGTTATATCCATGACGCTTATTTGCCGAAAAAAGCCTTGGAGGTACTTGAACAAGTAGCTGTTAAGGCCTCCAGAAGACAAGATAAAACAGTGGACAAAGAAGCTATTGCCGAGGTTATTACCGAGCTAACTCATATTCCGGTTACCAAATTAACAGACGATGAGAGTAAAGGACTCTTGGGTCTTGAAGAAAAAATTCATGAGAGAATGATTGGGCAAGACGAAGCGGTTAAGATGGTAGCCGCCGCTTTACGTAGGGCCAGAGTGGAATTACGCGAAAGCAAACGCCCAATCGCTAACTTCCTTTTTCTTGGACCAACCGGTGTCGGAAAAACGGAGTTGGCTAAAACCGTTTCTGAGGTTTACTTTGGCCGAGAGGATTATATGATCAGGTTGGATATGAGTGAATATCAGGAACAAAGAAGTTTAAGTAAGATGATTGGTTCACCAGATGGAGCAATAGGCTACTTAACCGAAGCTGTTCGTAAGATGCCCTTTACCTTAATTCTTTTAGATGAAATAGAAAAGGCTCATCCAGATATTCTAAATCTTTTCCTTCAAGTTATGGACGATGGACGTTTAACGGACGGACAAGGACGTACCGCTGATTTTACCAACTCAATTATTATTGCCACCTCTAACATAGGTTCAAACTTTATCCAACAAGAGGTTAGAAAAAATACTCCATTGGCTGAAATTAAAGAAAAATTGGTTAGAGAAGAGCTTAGTCAAGCTATGCGTCCTGAACTTATTAACCGTTTTGATGGTGTTATCGTCTTTACTCCGCTGGATAATCAGGCGGTTATCTCCATTGCCAAGCTGATGCTTAAGAAAATAGCAACTATGTTGGAAGCTAAAGGCTTTGGCTTTAACATTTCAGAAGAAGCAATAGCTAAGCTAGCAGAACTCGGCTTTGAGCCAGAATACGGAGCTAGACCCCTAAGAAGACTACTACAAGAAAGAGTTGAAGACGCTATTGCCACTAAGATTTTATCAGGAGAAGTTGGTCGCAGAGATACGATTATAATTAACGACGACTTAGAAATAACTGTCGCTAAGGCTGAGAGGCTTTAA
- a CDS encoding MraY family glycosyltransferase, with product MENYEQYLIYGVIALVVFLLSWSLSVVVAVLAIRFKVLDKPDGERKKHKQATPLWGGLALGAAILLGLWLGRGFLIIGDLEPAHWWAVALGGLILIIGGALDDKYNLKPSRQIIFPILASLTVIIGGVGIEKISGPNGELLYLGILTVPLTFLWILGMSYTTKLLDGLDGLVASLGTVAGIIIFLFTMTTRWYQPDIGFAALVLAAACLGFLMLNWSPARLFLGEGGSLLIGYFLGVLSVISGGKIAIALLIMGLPVLDVAWTIIRRIGAGHNPFKHADRQHLHFRFLDAGFSVKQTVIIMSSAALLFGLSALFLQSRGKVVGLIVLGLLMIIILSFLSLLDKKRGMR from the coding sequence ATGGAAAATTACGAACAATACCTTATTTATGGAGTTATCGCCTTAGTGGTTTTTCTTTTAAGTTGGAGTCTTTCTGTTGTAGTGGCAGTACTAGCTATCCGTTTTAAAGTATTAGATAAACCAGATGGTGAAAGAAAAAAACATAAACAAGCAACACCTCTTTGGGGAGGCTTGGCTTTGGGGGCCGCTATTCTACTCGGTCTTTGGTTAGGTAGAGGTTTTTTAATTATAGGGGATCTTGAGCCTGCTCATTGGTGGGCAGTAGCTCTCGGTGGCCTTATCCTTATCATTGGTGGAGCCTTAGATGACAAATATAACCTTAAGCCAAGTAGGCAAATAATTTTTCCTATTCTAGCCTCTTTAACCGTTATTATCGGGGGAGTGGGTATTGAAAAGATTAGTGGCCCTAATGGAGAGCTTTTATATCTTGGTATTTTAACCGTTCCTCTAACTTTTTTATGGATCTTGGGTATGAGTTATACCACCAAGCTATTGGACGGCCTAGACGGTCTAGTGGCTTCTTTAGGTACGGTAGCTGGAATAATAATCTTTCTTTTTACCATGACCACTCGTTGGTATCAGCCAGATATTGGTTTTGCAGCCTTGGTTTTAGCGGCAGCTTGTCTTGGCTTTTTAATGTTAAACTGGTCGCCTGCTAGATTATTCTTAGGAGAAGGTGGCTCTCTTTTGATCGGTTACTTTTTAGGGGTTCTATCTGTTATCTCTGGAGGTAAGATAGCTATTGCGCTTTTAATTATGGGATTACCGGTTTTAGATGTAGCTTGGACAATTATTAGAAGAATAGGGGCCGGACATAATCCTTTTAAACACGCAGATAGACAGCATCTTCATTTTAGGTTTCTTGATGCCGGTTTTTCAGTTAAACAAACGGTTATTATCATGTCCTCAGCCGCTTTATTATTTGGTCTTTCGGCTCTTTTTCTCCAAAGTAGGGGAAAGGTAGTTGGTTTAATCGTTTTGGGTCTTTTAATGATAATTATATTGTCTTTTCTGTCTCTGCTTGACAAAAAAAGAGGTATGCGGTAA
- the rplU gene encoding 50S ribosomal protein L21 — translation MKSAIIATGGKQYRVAENQIIEIEKLPEENGSTVSFDTLMVFDEEGAVEIGAPSLGEKVSAEVLDTAKGDKISVIKFKNKTRYRRNVGHRQIRTKVKITKIA, via the coding sequence ATGAAATCAGCTATTATCGCTACGGGCGGCAAACAATACAGGGTTGCCGAAAACCAAATTATTGAAATTGAAAAACTGCCTGAAGAAAACGGCAGTACGGTTTCTTTTGATACCTTAATGGTCTTTGATGAAGAAGGTGCAGTAGAGATCGGAGCTCCAAGTTTGGGAGAAAAGGTAAGTGCAGAAGTCTTAGACACCGCTAAGGGTGATAAGATAAGTGTCATTAAGTTTAAGAATAAGACCAGATACAGAAGGAACGTAGGACACAGACAGATTAGGACGAAGGTTAAGATTACGAAAATAGCATAA
- the recR gene encoding recombination mediator RecR: MRFPSSIQKLIELLSRLPSVGPKTAERYVFYLLEQQPAKLKELAQAIEALPEAIKTCSICFSYGEKDPCDLCADTSRDKNILCAVADSRDLMTIEDTKLYKGYYFVLGGTIDTIEGVTPHDIRVKELVDRIKEIKPREVILALNPNLEGETTSLYLAKILKPANIKVSRLAKGLPTGANIEYADELTLGHALKFRNEV, translated from the coding sequence ATGCGTTTCCCCTCTTCTATTCAGAAGCTTATTGAATTACTCTCTCGCCTACCCTCAGTTGGACCAAAAACGGCAGAGCGTTATGTTTTTTATTTGTTAGAACAACAACCAGCTAAATTAAAAGAACTAGCCCAAGCTATTGAAGCCCTACCAGAGGCTATTAAAACCTGTTCAATTTGTTTTTCCTATGGAGAAAAAGATCCTTGTGATCTTTGTGCAGATACTAGTAGGGATAAAAACATTCTTTGTGCGGTGGCGGATAGTAGGGACTTAATGACCATTGAAGACACTAAACTCTATAAGGGGTATTATTTTGTATTAGGAGGTACTATAGATACCATAGAGGGAGTTACCCCGCATGATATACGGGTTAAGGAGTTAGTGGACAGAATAAAGGAAATAAAACCAAGAGAGGTTATTCTAGCGCTTAATCCTAATCTTGAGGGAGAAACAACTTCATTATATTTAGCTAAGATTCTTAAACCCGCTAATATTAAAGTAAGTCGTCTGGCCAAAGGTCTCCCGACTGGTGCTAACATAGAATACGCCGATGAACTTACCCTTGGACATGCCTTGAAGTTTAGGAATGAGGTGTAG
- a CDS encoding YbaB/EbfC family nucleoid-associated protein, with product MFQKLKQIKDLRSQAKTMQSALAEEIVTNEDGGVKITLDGNLEVKSVVIGDGMTKAQIEQATLKSVNNAIKKAQKVMAEKMKAMGGLEKFGL from the coding sequence ATGTTTCAAAAACTTAAGCAAATTAAAGATCTTCGCTCACAAGCTAAAACCATGCAGAGTGCTTTAGCGGAGGAGATTGTTACTAACGAAGATGGTGGTGTGAAAATTACCTTAGACGGTAATCTTGAGGTTAAATCTGTGGTGATCGGTGATGGTATGACTAAGGCGCAAATTGAACAAGCTACCTTAAAATCTGTTAATAACGCCATTAAGAAAGCTCAAAAGGTTATGGCGGAAAAAATGAAAGCCATGGGTGGTTTGGAAAAATTCGGTTTGTAA
- the dnaB gene encoding replicative DNA helicase, whose product MSKQDNIGKLPPQNLEAELYVLGSLLIDPDTIIKIADVIEPDDFYKTGHGRIYGVMKELFAKREPIDILSLTSRLEEKGKLDEVGGYSYIANLANSVGTATNVTYYAELIKRKATLRRLISVASDIGTLGYEEEQDIDKILDEAEQKLFAVSQDSLKQVFEPIDSLLTAAFDRIDELHKQSGKLRGLATGFADLDNLLAGLQKSDLVILAARPSVGKTSLALDIARQAAVINKEPVAIFSLEMSKEQLVDRMLCAEAGVSLWKMRTGKLSDKEDNDDFSRIGHAMGVLAETPIFIDDSANANIMEIRTKARRLQMDHKLGLIVIDYLQLMEGRGKYSDNRVQEIAEISRALKSIARELNVPVLALSQLARAVEQTKPAIPRLSHLRESGSIEQDADVVMFIYRKSADRGYDPDELSEEEKHVARIFIAKHRNGPTGDIKLYFDEETVSFKNLAKGSYDSPADEGYE is encoded by the coding sequence ATGTCTAAACAAGATAATATAGGTAAATTACCTCCCCAGAATCTTGAAGCCGAACTCTATGTTCTTGGCTCTCTTTTAATTGATCCTGACACTATTATAAAGATCGCGGATGTTATTGAACCGGATGATTTTTATAAAACAGGCCATGGCAGAATCTATGGGGTTATGAAAGAGCTTTTTGCTAAAAGAGAACCTATAGATATCTTAAGCTTAACCTCTCGTCTTGAAGAAAAGGGTAAGTTGGATGAAGTTGGTGGTTATTCATATATCGCCAATTTAGCTAACTCGGTTGGCACTGCTACTAATGTTACTTACTATGCTGAGTTGATTAAAAGAAAAGCTACTCTAAGAAGACTTATCTCTGTTGCTTCAGATATTGGTACCCTAGGTTATGAAGAAGAACAAGATATAGATAAAATACTGGATGAAGCGGAACAAAAGCTTTTTGCTGTTTCACAAGACTCTTTAAAACAAGTTTTTGAACCAATAGACTCTCTTTTAACTGCCGCTTTTGATCGTATAGACGAATTACATAAACAATCTGGCAAGCTACGCGGTTTAGCTACTGGTTTTGCTGATTTAGATAATCTTTTGGCAGGACTCCAAAAATCTGACTTGGTTATCTTGGCCGCTCGTCCTTCTGTGGGTAAAACGTCTTTAGCTTTAGATATAGCTAGACAAGCCGCGGTAATTAATAAAGAGCCGGTGGCTATCTTTTCTTTGGAAATGAGTAAAGAACAGTTAGTAGACAGAATGCTTTGTGCCGAAGCTGGTGTAAGTCTATGGAAAATGCGTACTGGTAAACTCTCGGATAAAGAAGATAATGATGACTTTTCCCGTATTGGGCATGCCATGGGTGTTTTAGCTGAAACTCCGATTTTTATAGACGACTCGGCTAATGCTAATATTATGGAAATAAGAACCAAAGCCAGACGCTTGCAAATGGATCATAAGCTTGGCCTTATTGTTATTGACTACCTCCAGTTAATGGAAGGTCGTGGTAAATATTCAGATAACCGAGTACAAGAAATTGCCGAAATAAGCAGAGCCTTAAAGAGTATTGCCAGAGAACTTAATGTCCCTGTTTTAGCTTTATCTCAGTTAGCTCGTGCAGTAGAACAAACTAAACCGGCTATCCCCCGTCTTTCCCACTTGCGTGAATCTGGTTCCATTGAACAAGACGCTGATGTGGTAATGTTTATTTATCGTAAATCCGCAGACAGAGGCTATGACCCTGATGAACTTTCTGAAGAAGAAAAGCATGTTGCCCGTATCTTTATCGCTAAACACAGAAACGGTCCAACTGGTGATATTAAACTCTACTTTGATGAAGAAACGGTTAGCTTTAAAAACCTAGCCAAAGGTAGTTATGACAGTCCCGCTGATGAGGGTTATGAGTAA